One stretch of Kogia breviceps isolate mKogBre1 chromosome 18, mKogBre1 haplotype 1, whole genome shotgun sequence DNA includes these proteins:
- the PINLYP gene encoding phospholipase A2 inhibitor and Ly6/PLAUR domain-containing protein: MSLSTKPQTFLLASVLLCTLLGLGYPLSCEVCTGSGPTCSGNVQTCDPDQDSCVIIVAHTSRKGHPSVNTYKGCMKSSACSSGFVSITMDPENYMVSNTRCCQSDVCNHDTLPTPENNRTENGLQCPTCIAHFKETCSSTEKVLCVGQESHCITCAGKVQTGVLFAARGCATENACRTKPGTLVPAASRIYTITQANCLPDPEPSGKAK, from the exons ATGAGTCTTTCCACGAAACCCCAGACCTTCCTGCTGGCCTCCGTGCTGCTCTGCACCCTCCTGGGTCTGG GGTACCCACTAAGCTGTGAGGTGtgtacaggctccggacccacgtGCAGTGGAAATGTGCAAACTTGTGACCCCGACCAGGACTCCTGCGTGATCATCGTGGCTCACACCAGCAGGA AGGGCCACCCGTCGGTGAACACCTATAAGGGGTGCATGAAATCCAGCGCCTGCAGCTCAGGATTCGTCTCCATCACCATGGACCCTGAGAACTACATGGTGTCCAACACACGCTGCTGCCAGAGCGACGTCTGCAACCACGATACCCTGCCCA ctcctgAGAACAATCGTACGGAGAATGGCCTCCAGTGCCCTACCTGCATCGCCCACTTCAAGGAAACGTGCTCTTCAACTGAGAAAGTGCTCTGTGTTGGCCAGGAAAGCCACTGTATCACCTGTGCTGGCAAAGTGCAGACTG GTGTCCTATTTGCTGCTCGGGGCTGTGCTACAGAGAATGCCTGCCGCACCAAGCCTGGGACCCTGGTGCCCGCCGCCTCTCGTATCTACACCATCACCCAGGCCAACTGCCTTCCAGACCCCGAGCCTTCTGGCAAGGCTAAGTGA